The Periophthalmus magnuspinnatus isolate fPerMag1 chromosome 17, fPerMag1.2.pri, whole genome shotgun sequence sequence AGCCGGGGGAGAGCCGGGGGAGAGCCGGAGGAGACCTGGATGCAGAGGTCTCGTGCAGCTCGTGCCAAACAGCGCGCGCTCTGAACCCGACACATCCGCGGCACGTACCTGAAAGGACCGAGCGGCTCATCTTAAAGCGCGTAATGTGTCCGATCCTTTGGGCAGAAGCCTGTAGCAAACTGCATCACAGCCACAGCATCACGGCGACAGCGTCCCCAGCTCCTGCATGTGTCCAGAGGCGCACACGCACCATTTGTTGCTCGTCAGGATATATGTGTGACATAGGCTGTCCAAATGTCTCCCAAATGTAAGCGTCATAACGCAAGGCGGTGTCCCCTCCCACAGCCAGAGGACTCCCCCAAAGCTCCGCAGAGCGTTCACTGACTGAGGGAAAAGCATTTCAGTTAAGAATAAAACAAGCAGAATTGATCAAAAACGAGATGATTCATCAAAGTGAAAATACAATGGTTCTATTGGTCATAAAAACACAGGTTTTTGAAGATAGAAGCCCTTGGATTTGCCCTCCTCAGTTATTTGAAAGTGACATTGATGATATTGTAGTGGATAAAATAATGGTCTGAAAATCCAGAACGAGTGAGATGTAATAAAACTCTGCGTTCAGGGCATCTGAAGTCCAAGGAGTAAATAGAATTATGACACTGAGTTGGTAAAAGAATGACAAGTGAGATACTATGCATTTTAAGAAGTCCTTTATTTGCAATGTCCCATTAACTCATCGTTCCAGTTTCAGATGCAAAGAAGCattattttcttaaataaagaaagcaaaaaaaaagtatttacaaaaaaatcccAATAAAACTAATAATCAATGGATTATCTAAAGCACCTCTCTGCATCTGGACAACAATGCTTTCAGCGGAAAAGGATACACTGCAATTACATCGGCAATTTATTgtttctgaaaaataaaactaaaaaaatctttatatatttacagaACTGTCCTGAAATAGTTTCTACCTCTAGTAGAAAAGGCTATcagatcatttctgtgttttaatgtataTATCTCAAGTCAATTTCTGTAGGTTTCAAGTTTTAATGATTGGGTTTCTCTCCCACAGCTTCAGAAAAGGAAACAGGTCAGTCACTACTGGGAGACCATGGCTTTGAGGAAGCATTAAGACCATCCTGTAGTCACAGTCAAAGTCATATAGTCAGTGTCCTCTGTGAGCTCCATCAATAGGAAAcaagagggaaaaaaatagaACTGTTTGCTTAAAAACTCCATCTGTCAATTTAAGATTAGTTAGCAATGTACATTTTCCTGTCGACATTTCATCTGTATCATTATTATAAACACACTTCAGTCATGCTGCACACTAAGTGATGGACAAAAAGGAGCTGTGTTTGGACTGGACACATTATGGCATGATCCCCACACCCAGAACACCCCATGCCTGATTTACACACAATGGTAGGGATGAGAATGACCTAGAACCATAAAAACAGCAGCTCGCTTGTGTGtcattggtttaaaaaaaaaaagaaaaaagtctagTAGTGATGTGGCATATTTCAAACTTAGTTAcaaagcattcctgctgcaccagTTTTCAAGTTTATTAGATGAGGACACTTGCTGCAACAAGCAGGTGGGACATAATGAGggatcagaggagagagaagtgatAGTTTTGAGTCCATTCCTCGAAGAAGAAAAGGAGAACACACATGTATCCTCATTGAGGACTGATAGTAATACGAGTCTTCCACTGACAAAGTATCATGTCTCCTTACAACCACCTGCTGGGTCAAGGCCAAAACAGCAGCGGTTTGTATCGTCTTTAGTCTTTGTCCGACTCCTCTTCTGCCTCACGGAGCCAGGTGAAGAACGCTGTGACAGACTTCAAGGCCACACCTTTGCCCGTCTGCTCTGCTGGGTCTTTACTAGACTCCCATTTGTAAAAGGCCTCCTCTTTAATCACATCCTCATCATACAAGGCATCGAAGAACATGCGCAGCAGGTCTAGACACAAAGTTCAGCATTGAATTCATATGCAAATGAAAAACTCCAAAACCCTAATTTTTATACTTTAAGGGGCTGTACccaatattttttcatgtaaaaaaaTGTTTCGTGCAGGTAAGTTGTAAaggcagctcttgagatcactgtgtgctgtctaatTATAGAGTATTTTTATCTATTGCAAACACTGGtgcagtgttagcatgctagttggccTCTGAAGTGTGAAACACGCTGATAAACTCAACAGATGCTAGGAATGCTAGTTTCTGCAAAAGATTTGGaattaactttttaaaactctacaaatcaggtacagtgctaTAACTGGAAcaatttgccataaaatataatcaaatagtTTTGAATATTAGTTTCTAATAGATGTTTTGTCGTACTTACTTGCAGGCTGCTCCATTTGTACCATTAGTGCTTGAAGGGCATAAAGGGCCTGCAACTCTTTCTGTTCATCATAAAGATATCTCTGTAACAAGCTGGCCCTTTGATCAATCTGCTCTGCATCCACTTTGTACGGGTTATCGCCTATGAAAAGAGATCACCCGCATTAAAATCAAAGCCAGAAACACGAAAAATCATCCCACTTGTGGTATGTTTGCAGCTTACAGATGATAGCAGACTGACAGACTGATGTCATCAATGCACGAATGAACAGGTTTGATGCAGTTTGCTGTTCGTCCAAATTggcctgttaaaaaaaaataaatcttaaatattGAAGTTTTAGACTAAAAACAATAGAATGAGTCCAATTACACACCTCGATCCAATCACGAATGCGCTGGTTGTCTGCTTTGTCCTGAAGGAGTCTATCCAGCTGTTTGCTAAGCTCCTCTCCAGTGAAAACTTTTTTATTGCCGTCTTTTGATGCCACTTCTTCTCCTAAGGTGTACTCCAGTTTCTAAAATACATCAATAGATTTTAAACTCTTCATCTGAAGCACTATTTAACAAACCTGTTATATTACAAACCTGATCTGTTACAAATTTGTTAACATCTTCATCACTGGGCAGAAAGTCCTTCCAGTTCAGGCCAGCTTCAGTCCACATGGCCCCAACTTTCTTGGGGGtctaaaagttaaaaagtaattccCTGTCACAGTTTATCAATGAACATAGATTGTATTAAAAGCTGACATCACCTACCATTCCTTTACAGAGCATGTTTAAGATTTGTACCAGTAGCACACCCGCCTTTCCAAGAGGCACTAGAGGCTTTGAAATCTCCCTGAAACCAAAAGACATTGTGTACTATTTTCACCTGTTACTGACATTAGTAAAGTGTCGAACAAAACAATATTGTACTTACCTGAAGAGCTGTCCCATAGAGAGCCCACCTTCATGTAGCATAGGGGTGATGAGCTCACCCAGGTAAAGCCAGATGTGAGGTATATCTATTTCCATATCCTCTGCCACTTCTAAGATCTCATGAAGCCTACAGCAgcacagtttaaacattataaaatgattCAATTACATACAATTCTAAGAAAGTGTCTCCCAAAGGCCCCCAAGCTCACCCTTTATAGTACTGCTGCGGCAGCAGACTCCCGGCCTTGATCAGCTGATGCAGCAGCAGCCCCATGTGCTCCCGGGCAATGGTGCTGCGTTCAAGTGTCGATTCCAAACCGACCCGTACAAAAACGAAAAGCAGGGAGACACTGTTCAGCTCTGCAACGCACTGCAATGCTTCCTACAAGACAAAGGGGAAAAACAttggtttgtgtttatttattcagtagAATCCTTGAAATTTCAGAGTAAAGCTCATCATTTACCTTCAAGTCATTAATGTGGAGGTATTCTTCAATTATGGCATTTGACTTCTTCTCCAACTCTTCTTCAGACAAAGCAGGTTTAGGTGGAGGTGGCGTCGGGGCACTTTCACGCTTAACTGAAATCACAATTAAATTCCAGAATTAGGGTACtctgaaaaatatttttgtgtgtgGCTGTCTGatcaaagtcaaaataaatttaaaaaaatgctaaCCAGAAGGTATGTCTTTACTTGCAGCACGGTCTTTGCTCCCCCTGTCTCGACTGCCCTGGTCGCGGCTGCCCCTGTCAATGCTGCCCCTGTCAATGCTGCCCCTATCAATGCTGCCCCTGTCGCGGCTTCCCCTGTCGCGGCTTCCCCTGTCACGACTGCCCCTGTCACGGTCGTCTGTCATGCTGGCCACACGACGCACAGAATCCATGGCGCTGCGGCCCTCTCCTCCTCGGCTGCGCTCCTGGGATTCTCGGCTGAAACTTCTCTTGGTGATTTCAGGGCGGTTGCTCCTATCACCGTCTCGTCCTTCCCTCCGATCAAAACGGTCATAACGCTCTCTGTCACCAACCCCACGTTCCCGACTGGAGCTTGaccttaataaaataaaatgaaaatgaaccatGACTCAGACATTAACtggaattactttgtgttttgtgtgttaatttCTATTCTTCCAACCACTAAAGAGTTAGAGAATTAGGGAAAGCAATGAGGAGATACAGTAACACAATAACACAGTCAACGTGAATACCTCTGAGGAACTCTGCGATCAGACTCCGATGAGGACCCAGACTGCAGGGCCGAGAAACGGTTCAGTGTGCTGGTAGCAGGACGGCTTGAATCTAAAGATGAGTGAAGACGTGATTAACAAGAGTAATGTTATATCAAACTCAGTTATCGTTTTATATTTTACCCTGCTCTCCACTGGATGGTTTAGTTCCACTTCCTCCACTGCTGCCTTTTCCCCAGCTACCCCACATTCCTTTACCACCTGGAGCCAGCAACTGATTGTTAAAGTCCATTGCACCAGGCTACAAGAAAACAAGATATGAGCATGAGATAAAAATCTGAATAATGCTTTAAGTAAAACCAAATCATATACAAGTGTAGACGACAGGCTTCAAGATACCTTAGTGATTTTGCTCAGGCGGGTGGTGTCTATGGGTCTATTCTTGGAAATGGGGACAGTGTTCCATCCCTCGTCCTGGGGCTGGTTGGTCCTGCCTCCTCCGGGTGTGTGGGGACCTCGGCCGCCCATGCTCATTCTGCCTCCGCTGTCCTTCTTAGACAGAAGCTGTTGCTGGACCTTTATCTGCTCCCTGTGCTCCTCCAGCTCTGCCTCCTTGTGGATCTGATCAATTGTTTTAGGTCCCTGGTCTGCTCTTCGAGGCACCCAGTTACTCTATAGACGAACATGAGGCAAATTGTAATACCTTCCTTTTTCAGAGTTGCAAATCAGAAATGTACTCTACTCCATCTAAAAATCTATCTGGCAATACCCTTCTGAGGTCCAAGACATCTTGCAGCATGAAACGAATTCTTGACGaggtctttctctcttttatgATTTTGTCCATTTGGTTAAAATACTGGTCCATGCGGGGCTAGAAAAAATAGTTTTAATGAAATACAAGTTTCAATTTCAAAGTTCAACATTAAGGGTGTGAGTGAGTTCTCTTCAGTTCCTCATTACCATCACCAATGTTCAGTGGCCCAGACACGTGGCACAAATTAAAAGTCATCCTTCAGAGATAGTCTATATGTTAAAAGGTATTTATGCTCACATGTACCTTTGCCTTTTCAAAGTCCAGGTCTTTGCCAATTGTAGACAGCAACCTGCATAGACACTCAAGAGACTCCTCATCATGATTCTTCAATAGTTTTACAACACAGTCGTGCATAATGGCTTCTGTCAGCATCTTCAGTTTGAAAAGCTCGCCAATGAACTTGATGTTTCCCAGTGACCGCCGTCGGGCTTTATCTTTGGCTTCCTCAAGCTCCACCTTCAAACGATCACGCTCTTCACCCTAAAAATGTAGGCAATTGTTATAAGAACCTTCAATGActcatttaatacatttaataataataattgagcCACTTACTTCATTTGCAGCATCCAactctttctgttttttctcaaatatttcATCATCATCTTGATCCTTTTCAAATTCCTTTTGACAACGATTTAACAGAAGTTTGCGAAAGTTTGCTGTGGCTCCTGGCTTTTCTGTAGTAGGGACCTTTAACTGTAGTGAATATAAATAACAATTTAAGGTGTTATTCATAGACATGGCCCGAGATGGGGCTGAGTAAGAAGCAGACAGACACGTGGCATTAAGCAGAAGGTATCATTAAGCCTGTAATGACCATAATCAGGCAAGACAATGAATCATCATAATTTACATGTACAATAAACTGTGCAATGGTTACTCAGGTCACGTCACTGTTCAAGAAAATAGTTCAAAGACAGATGACTTACCCCCATGAGGCAACGACACATGTTGGCATAAGCTACAGAAAAGTTGGGCTCCATGATGGCCTTTTCAAAGATGAGATCAATGGCTCCTTTCAGTCTCTCCTCAGTATCTATTGGCAGTTCTGTCACTTGCTTCATCAGCTCTTGAAACTTCTGAGGGGTCAGTTTGTTGAGGATACTACGCAGTCTTTTCAACACCTCTTGAGTCTTCATCTGTTCAGGATCATCCTCGTCAACCTCTTCTCCACGGCCACGTGTTGTAGACTTTTTCAAAGATGGTTTCCAAGCCTTTTCAGCCTTGTTCAGCTGAATGTCCTCATTCATGCTGCTGATGATTTTCCTAGGTTCCTTTCGCTGACCTGGCTGAGAACGCCGAGGTCCTGGAggctatttaaaataaaaagtataaattgCCAATTCACCATATTGCTCTACATTGATTTTTACTTAAACTATTTTTCAATTCTTACTGGGCCTCGTGGTCCTCCCACTGATCTGCTTCCTAAGTTACCCAAATATGAGGGAGTGAAATCAGGACCAGCATTCATTAGTCGACCTGGGTCCGCAGGACGCAGTGGGGTCTTGTTCACCTAaagatagacaaaaaaaaaacaactttcagaTTAATGCCAACCACACAGACATGAGTAGGTCAGTACACAAACTGCTTCTTCAGATCCTCAAAACCATCATAGATACTCAGTGGCCCAGACACGTGGCACAAAACAAAAGTCATCATTGAAGCGGGATACAGTGCAGAGGCTGTTAACGCTCTACAGCAGTGACAAGGCTATGCACTttcataattttactagaaTATAATGATGTACCTTGTCAAGAACAACATCACTGATGATTGGCAGGCCCTCTGGTTTGTGCATACTGGCACTGCTGAACTGGAATCCCAGCAAAAACTCCCTATCGTACCGCTTCTTTGCTTCTGGATTAATTGGCTTCCATTGTTCTGAAAGAAAATGTAGGTTtagttaaaacaaataaaaaggatTCAGAGAAATACAATTTGGAATGTACCTTCTTTGTATTGATATTTCTGCTCTGTGGCCTCTGCTTTGCGTTTAATTTCATTCTGTttgtcttctttctcctcccagGTCTCTTCTACAACCTCAGCGGGAGTTTCGACTGGCGCAGCTGGGGCAGGTTCAGCTTGAACGATCACAGGCTCAGGAAGGGGTTTAATATCCTTCTGCTGGATAGAAAGAAAGCAATTAGAATCAAAGTGGAaataacaaaagtgaaaagattTTTAAATGGATACTAGTTTGTCCATGTTTCTATCGATACATCAAAGCCACACACCTCTGTAAAGGCGTCTAGGAGAGTCCCAAAGTCCTTCTTGTCAAGATCTTTCatgctcttttttttctttggcacAGATGTAGCAGCTGTAAAAACAGACCAATTAGACATGAAACAATCCACATTCTTTAttaggaaaagaaaacactacaACCTTGCATAGTGGACTCCTCGGTTGCAGAGGTAACAGGGGGTGGTGCAGCAGCCTCGCTTTTCTCattcttttcctctttttcatCCTCCTCTTGCTCCTGGGTGGGCACTGCCATTTTTTCCACTGAGGAAGGTTCCTGAGATTGACCAATTTCAGACTGGTCAAGTGGTTTAGTGTCGGGTATTGCCAATTCCTCGGACATCTCCTCAACATCTTGTGGAAAGCCGTTGGGAAGAGAAGGCTCTGTTTTCTCAACTGTGGGTTTAAGCTCTCCATCTGAACTGGCATCTCCATTTTCAGCCTGTGGCACTGCAGATTCCTGTGTGGAGGCGGAGGGCTCAGGGACGTCAGTGACAGATGTAGATTCTGAGCTAACAGTCTCATCGCTTTCTGCTTTTATAGGGGCTGCCTCTTCTACTGAGGGTCCCAATGAAGTTACAACCACTGGCTCATCAGGTTTAACCACTTCGATCTTCTGTTCATTTTCCGGCGCCTTCTCAATAGGAGCAATTTGTGGTTCTTCTTTTTTGACAGGCATATCTTGTGCAGCTAATGATGCAGAAGGACCCACCGGTGCATCTACTGTATCACTAACATCAGCATGAACTTGATGTGCCTCTTCAGAAGTAGAGGTCTCCACGTCTGGGGTGGGTGGAGGGGATGGCTGCTGATCCTTTATTGATAAGGACACATCTGGAGCTGGTGTAAGGTCTACAGATTGTGAAGCTATGTCCATCGTTGATTCTGTGTCGATTTCCTGCTTTGGCTCATCGAGAACCTCAACATTTGTGGTAGCAGGAGGTGATGAGGAGTCAGCACACGGAGGATCTTCAACATTTTCATCTGCAATTAAaacaaatttttttaaaaagttttgtaaaagtaataaaacctaaaaacaaTCAAGTAAAACAGTATTCACCTCTTTGTGGTGGCATCACTTCTCCATTAGTTTGAGTGGGACTGTCTGCCATGGCAGGCTAAGgcagaatggaaaaaaaaaaaaaggtaggtAAGGCAAGAAGGTAGAAATAACTGGAAAAATAACTGGAGATGCGCacacccccctccccctcacaaTCCGCTCCACATGCAAGTTATACACTGGGAGGATATTAAACAGggtagaaaataaacaaaacagaaagacaaataaaaaaacgtGTAGTAGAAATGAGTAAATTACGAGTGTTTGACTCAAAATTCTACTATCTCAAGAATGTAGTAAATCTTAAACTGATGATAGTTGCTGCTCTCCTTCACATATAACAGTCAATGAACATGTAAAAGACTTGTTGTTTACCTGTGGAGGAGTCGGTGTGGAGGAGGAACGCCCACCTGCCATGATCTCCTCTGTAATGTCCCGTCCTCCTTGGTTGGGATCTCGTATTCTTATCTTCAACATAAAACAAGAAGAATTTTGTTCTAAAACATGCCTAACATGAAACAGAAGTGTATGTGACCATTTGCTCCCAGGTTATGTAGCACCAAGCCATCATAATAAAAACTATTGTTAGATGAACGTAAAAAGGAATGTTCTGCATTCAACAGCCAATATTCATTCTCTTTTTTGACCTTAGACAAGAGCAGCGAGTGCCTATTGTTGAGACACACTACCGGTTTGCGCTCCCTCTTTACAGGGCCTTGTGACGGGGGCGGGGCTTGCTGAGGTGGTGGAGCTTGTTGCTGTTGCTGAGCTGGGTTGACCATCATTGGCTGAGGCTGGACAGATGGGGCGTACTGCGGCTGCGCTGAATAGTATGCTCcagctgcaaaaataaaataaataaaagcttacTAAACAAACATGGATAGGGTTTATGTTAAATTACTAAAACAAAATGGGGATTTTATCAGTTGTTTGCATATAAACTTTCAAGCCATTCTGAAAACTAAAGCTTACTGACCAATAAAACAGCATGCGCCTGAACTGAGTGTTTATGGGCAGTCTCCAGATTTGACTATATTCAGTGTTGTGTACCTTCAAATATAACAACATATTTGATTTACTGGACTCAAATCAGGCCCTGATgccactagggatgggacgataaacgataattgTTCGTGGCACTTTTTATATGATTGCGATAATCACCATTGTGTCTCCAgaatgtgaagaaaaaaaactactactccCTTATGATCTCCtctagatcactgttgttttcacttatatgAAAGTACAATACTtcaacagttgtttaaatttgGAATCTATTCATaacattcaaattgtaattattcatatccagaacatttttaaactgtcagcaacaataattatcgtgatataaccgttaatcgcaattattctGGCCATGAGAATCGTGActccaaatttcaatatcgtcccgtGCCTAGATGCCACAAAGTTCTTGAGTCAAGTATATTGATAACAGCCTTTGAAAGAGAGTACCCCACTGCAGCTGCTGACAACACAAGCGCACACTCACACGCCACTACTCACCAGGGTAACGCTGGGAGGTGAGCGGAGCACCGTGGAGAGAGAGACGGCCGTTCTCTCGGGCAGCGCCTCTCCCCCCACCACCCCGCCTCTCCCTCGCAGCAAGAGGGGGCTCTGAACCACGCAGCACAAGAGAAAAGGGAGTGAGGGACGGGAGAGGCAGGAAAGAAGCAGAGGGGG is a genomic window containing:
- the eif4g1a gene encoding eukaryotic translation initiation factor 4 gamma 1a isoform X1, whose translation is MNKPPQPITGPTSVPNPAPSPGLTQAAYGPGQPTSLVFATPPQMNSAPPPRQGYYPNRPAMPASTPRVVPSSGPRPVASHVYPPGSQMMMIPQQQIPFAGSPQGYFIPPGQYRAPYMATTQQYPVTSGTAGFYPSTSPAEYPGFAGAYYSAQPQYAPSVQPQPMMVNPAQQQQQAPPPQQAPPPSQGPVKRERKPIRIRDPNQGGRDITEEIMAGGRSSSTPTPPQPAMADSPTQTNGEVMPPQRDENVEDPPCADSSSPPATTNVEVLDEPKQEIDTESTMDIASQSVDLTPAPDVSLSIKDQQPSPPPTPDVETSTSEEAHQVHADVSDTVDAPVGPSASLAAQDMPVKKEEPQIAPIEKAPENEQKIEVVKPDEPVVVTSLGPSVEEAAPIKAESDETVSSESTSVTDVPEPSASTQESAVPQAENGDASSDGELKPTVEKTEPSLPNGFPQDVEEMSEELAIPDTKPLDQSEIGQSQEPSSVEKMAVPTQEQEEDEKEEKNEKSEAAAPPPVTSATEESTMQAATSVPKKKKSMKDLDKKDFGTLLDAFTEQKDIKPLPEPVIVQAEPAPAAPVETPAEVVEETWEEKEDKQNEIKRKAEATEQKYQYKEEQWKPINPEAKKRYDREFLLGFQFSSASMHKPEGLPIISDVVLDKVNKTPLRPADPGRLMNAGPDFTPSYLGNLGSRSVGGPRGPPPGPRRSQPGQRKEPRKIISSMNEDIQLNKAEKAWKPSLKKSTTRGRGEEVDEDDPEQMKTQEVLKRLRSILNKLTPQKFQELMKQVTELPIDTEERLKGAIDLIFEKAIMEPNFSVAYANMCRCLMGLKVPTTEKPGATANFRKLLLNRCQKEFEKDQDDDEIFEKKQKELDAANEGEERDRLKVELEEAKDKARRRSLGNIKFIGELFKLKMLTEAIMHDCVVKLLKNHDEESLECLCRLLSTIGKDLDFEKAKPRMDQYFNQMDKIIKERKTSSRIRFMLQDVLDLRRSNWVPRRADQGPKTIDQIHKEAELEEHREQIKVQQQLLSKKDSGGRMSMGGRGPHTPGGGRTNQPQDEGWNTVPISKNRPIDTTRLSKITKPGAMDFNNQLLAPGGKGMWGSWGKGSSGGSGTKPSSGEQDSSRPATSTLNRFSALQSGSSSESDRRVPQRSSSSRERGVGDRERYDRFDRREGRDGDRSNRPEITKRSFSRESQERSRGGEGRSAMDSVRRVASMTDDRDRGSRDRGSRDRGSRDRGSIDRGSIDRGSIDRGSRDQGSRDRGSKDRAASKDIPSVKRESAPTPPPPKPALSEEELEKKSNAIIEEYLHINDLKEALQCVAELNSVSLLFVFVRVGLESTLERSTIAREHMGLLLHQLIKAGSLLPQQYYKGLHEILEVAEDMEIDIPHIWLYLGELITPMLHEGGLSMGQLFREISKPLVPLGKAGVLLVQILNMLCKGMTPKKVGAMWTEAGLNWKDFLPSDEDVNKFVTDQKLEYTLGEEVASKDGNKKVFTGEELSKQLDRLLQDKADNQRIRDWIEANLDEQQTASNLFIRALMTSVCQSAIICDNPYKVDAEQIDQRASLLQRYLYDEQKELQALYALQALMVQMEQPANLLRMFFDALYDEDVIKEEAFYKWESSKDPAEQTGKGVALKSVTAFFTWLREAEEESDKD
- the eif4g1a gene encoding eukaryotic translation initiation factor 4 gamma 1a isoform X2, translated to MNKPPQPITGPTSVPNPAPSPGLTQAAYGPGQPTSLVFATPPQMNSAPPPRQGYYPNRPAMPASTPRVVPSSGPRPVASHVYPPGSQMMMIPQQQIPFAGSPQGYFIPPGQYRAPYMATTQQYPVTSGTAGFYPSTSPAEYPGFAGAYYSAQPQYAPSVQPQPMMVNPAQQQQQAPPPQQAPPPSQGPVKRERKPIRIRDPNQGGRDITEEIMAGGRSSSTPTPPQPAMADSPTQTNGEVMPPQRDENVEDPPCADSSSPPATTNVEVLDEPKQEIDTESTMDIASQSVDLTPAPDVSLSIKDQQPSPPPTPDVETSTSEEAHQVHADVSDTVDAPVGPSASLAAQDMPVKKEEPQIAPIEKAPENEQKIEVVKPDEPVVVTSLGPSVEEAAPIKAESDETVSSESTSVTDVPEPSASTQESAVPQAENGDASSDGELKPTVEKTEPSLPNGFPQDVEEMSEELAIPDTKPLDQSEIGQSQEPSSVEKMAVPTQEQEEDEKEEKNEKSEAAAPPPVTSATEESTMQAATSVPKKKKSMKDLDKKDFGTLLDAFTEKDIKPLPEPVIVQAEPAPAAPVETPAEVVEETWEEKEDKQNEIKRKAEATEQKYQYKEEQWKPINPEAKKRYDREFLLGFQFSSASMHKPEGLPIISDVVLDKVNKTPLRPADPGRLMNAGPDFTPSYLGNLGSRSVGGPRGPPPGPRRSQPGQRKEPRKIISSMNEDIQLNKAEKAWKPSLKKSTTRGRGEEVDEDDPEQMKTQEVLKRLRSILNKLTPQKFQELMKQVTELPIDTEERLKGAIDLIFEKAIMEPNFSVAYANMCRCLMGLKVPTTEKPGATANFRKLLLNRCQKEFEKDQDDDEIFEKKQKELDAANEGEERDRLKVELEEAKDKARRRSLGNIKFIGELFKLKMLTEAIMHDCVVKLLKNHDEESLECLCRLLSTIGKDLDFEKAKPRMDQYFNQMDKIIKERKTSSRIRFMLQDVLDLRRSNWVPRRADQGPKTIDQIHKEAELEEHREQIKVQQQLLSKKDSGGRMSMGGRGPHTPGGGRTNQPQDEGWNTVPISKNRPIDTTRLSKITKPGAMDFNNQLLAPGGKGMWGSWGKGSSGGSGTKPSSGEQDSSRPATSTLNRFSALQSGSSSESDRRVPQRSSSSRERGVGDRERYDRFDRREGRDGDRSNRPEITKRSFSRESQERSRGGEGRSAMDSVRRVASMTDDRDRGSRDRGSRDRGSRDRGSIDRGSIDRGSIDRGSRDQGSRDRGSKDRAASKDIPSVKRESAPTPPPPKPALSEEELEKKSNAIIEEYLHINDLKEALQCVAELNSVSLLFVFVRVGLESTLERSTIAREHMGLLLHQLIKAGSLLPQQYYKGLHEILEVAEDMEIDIPHIWLYLGELITPMLHEGGLSMGQLFREISKPLVPLGKAGVLLVQILNMLCKGMTPKKVGAMWTEAGLNWKDFLPSDEDVNKFVTDQKLEYTLGEEVASKDGNKKVFTGEELSKQLDRLLQDKADNQRIRDWIEANLDEQQTASNLFIRALMTSVCQSAIICDNPYKVDAEQIDQRASLLQRYLYDEQKELQALYALQALMVQMEQPANLLRMFFDALYDEDVIKEEAFYKWESSKDPAEQTGKGVALKSVTAFFTWLREAEEESDKD